The following are from one region of the Myotis daubentonii chromosome 2, mMyoDau2.1, whole genome shotgun sequence genome:
- the LOC132226024 gene encoding killer cell lectin-like receptor subfamily F member 2, whose amino-acid sequence MSLFPSNSTMDYSIYRTFGQEQNTERSTTQNPMKHPYHCQHKWTCKDYPECPKWHQTALRLMSIALLILIATVIGLIIWVCHPNLRSFSENGTRECNTNFTRNPRLNLCPNDWVQEKGKCYSFFKTFNSWTDSQKFCLRMKSQLLMIQDKAELDFIQNSIQDGIYFWIGLNITYPQKTWTWLDGTPLNPQLCAVKSKDEDNACAVITKKGVFSETCQTHSYHICQKVISSDDDL is encoded by the exons ATGTCTCTCTTTCCATCCAATTCAACGATGGATTACTCTATTTATAGGACATTTGGACAGGAGCAAAACACAGAGCGATCAACGACTCAGAACCCAATGAAACATCCCTATCATTGCCAACACAAGTGGACATGCAAAG ATTACCCTGAATGTCCAAAGTGGCATCAGACTGCTCTGAGACTGATGAGCATTGCACTGCTTATTCTCATTGCTACAGTGATAGGACTAATTATTTGGG tATGTCACCCAAACTTACGGTCCTTCAGTGAAAATGGAACCAGAGAATGTAATACAAATTTCACAA GAAATCCTAGACTAAACTTATGCCCTAATGACTGGGTGCAGGAGAAAGGGAAATGCTatagcttttttaaaacttttaattccTGGACCGATAGCCAAAAATTCTGCTTAAGAATGAAATCACAACTCTTGATGATCCAAGACAAGGCTGAACTG GATTTCATACAAAATAGTATACAAGATGGAATCTACTTTTGGATTGGATTGAACATTACATATCCACAAAAGACATGGACCTGGCTGGATGGCACTCCATTAAATCCACAGTT ATGTGCAGTCAAGAGCAAGGATGAAGACAATGCCTGTGCTGTGATAACAAAGAAGGGTGTTTTTTCtgaaacatgtcaaactcatagTTACCATATTTGTCAAAAGGTGATTTCTTCAGACGATGACCTCTAA